The window AGCTTTAGGCGGCATCACGGCTGCTTTTGATAAGAGGTTGCATGTGGTTAGACCACATCCCGGCCAGATTAAATGTGCGGAACAGATCATGCGCTTGCTCTCCGGTAGCAAACTTATGTCACAAGCGGTTTATGGGAGAGTGCAGGATGCCTATTCTCTGAGGTGTATACCGCAGGTACATGGCGCCAGTTGGGATGCTCTGGAGTACACCCGGCGAGTTATCGAAATAGAAATTAATTCTGCCACCGATAACCCATTAGTGTTCCCTGATCAAGGAGAAGTCGTTTCTGGAGGAAATTTTCATGGTCAACCTTTGGCTTTAGCGGCTGATTTTTTAGCTATGGCAGTAGCTGAGATTGGAAATATTGCTGAAAGGCGCATTGAAAGGTTGGTTAACCCGCAGTTAAGCGGCCTACCCGCCTTTTTAGCCCAAGATAGCGGACTGAATTCCGGTTTAATGATTGGACAGTATACTGCTGCAGCTCTGGTATCCGAAAATAAAATCCTTGCCTCTCCAGCTTGTGTGGATTCCATTCCAACTTCAGCTAATCAGGAAGACCATGTGAGCATGGGGAGTATCTCAACCAGAAAGTTAAGGGATATAATTCAGCATACCTGTTATATCCTGGCGATAGAACTTCTTTGTGGTTGTCAAGCCATGGAATTTAGGCCGAAGGCCATGGGGCGCGGCACAGTGATTCCTTATCAACTGATCAGAAAAGTTGTGCCTCCTCTTACCAGAGATAGGCCTATTCATGGTGATATAGAGGCGGTATACGAATTAATAATGACAGGTAAAATAGTATCTGAAGTTGAAAAGGAAATTGGCCTATTAACTTAATTTGCAGTAGATAGTATAGATGCTTCGCGATGATTTTTTGAAAAAAATAAAGGGCAGGAAATAATGAAAGAAATAATCGTTGAGGTTCGCAGAGGAAAATTATTGGAAAGTAAACATCGGGTTCATGCAGTGATTGTCGATAATGAGGGGCATGTAGTAAAGTCATATGGGGATGAGCTTTTTTTTACCTTTTGGAGGTCTGCTGCAAAACCATTCCAAGTATTGCCATTAATTGAGCTGGGTGGTCATAAAAGGTTTGGGTTTACTCCCCAAGAAATTGCTGTTATGGTTTCTTCCCACAACGGTGAGCAGGAACACCTGCATGCTGTGGAAAGTATCTTAAATAAAATTGGCTTATCGGAAACCAGCCTGGATTGTGGTACAGCCATTCCTTTGGGACGCAAAGTGGCAAAAGAGTTAGCCCAATCAAAGAAAAAACCTACGCTTTTGCATAATGCCTGCTCAGGAAAGCATGCTGCGGCATTAGCCTTAGCTAAAACCATGGACGTTGATGAGCAAGGCTATATTTTGCCAGAACATCCGGTACAGAAAAAATTGCTGGAAGCCATTGCTCACTGCACTGATCTCAATGCAGATACAATCGAAACTGCAGTAGATGGATGTGGCTTTCCTGTTTATGCCTTGCCTCTACGCAACATGGCAATGGCCTATGCAAGGCTGGCGAAAACCATCAAGCGCTGCAATGATAAACAAGAGGCGGCTCTGGAACTTATCCGCGAGGCAATGGTGCGTAATCCTTTTTACGTTGCAGGCTCTGAGCGAATTTGCACAGGAGTGATGGAAAAAACCGGAGGGGAAATAGTAGCGAAGCAGGGAGCTGAAGGCATATTTTGTATGGGCCAAAACAGTGAAGGTTTAGGTGTTGCCATTAAGGTTGAAGATGGGGCTCATCGCGCCTTAGATCCGGTTGTGGTATCCCTGTTGAATGATTTAAATGTCTTGCCAGCGTCAGCAGCTCCTCTCTCTGATCTTTTGGAACCGGTGGTACGTAATCACCGAAAAGAAATCATCGGATACTTAACCGTTATAAAACCTTGTTAAATAAACAAAAAGAGAGGGTTGCCTATGATTAAGTTGCGCAAAGCCAAGATGTCTGATATACCTCATATTCATAATATAGTAAATGATTATGCACTTCGCGGACTAATGCTACGGCGACCCCTGATGATGCTTTATGAAAGTGTACGAGATTTTGTTGTTGCCGAATGTAATTGTGGGACTATAGTTGGCACGAGTGGTTTGCATGTGCTTTGGAACGACATGGCAGAAGTAAGATCCCTGGCTGTCTTGCCTGCTTGGCAAGGCAGAGGAATCGGGAAAAGCATGATTCAGTATATGGTGCAAGAGGCCCAGGAAATAGGTATTGAGCGTTTGTTTGCCTTTACATATCAACAAAGTTTCTTTGAAAAGTGCGGTTTTACAGTGGTCAAGAAGGATACTCTGCCGCAAAAGGTTTGGAAGGAATGCATTTACTGTGACAAATTTCACTCCTGTGACGAAATAGCAATGATTCGGAGCCTTAGGCCAATACTTTCATCTCAAGCTGAGGAAAAACAGGAAATTCCCTTGATCGACATCCCCTTATGGACTGTTAAGTAGTTCTGGTATAAACGAATTTTTTTAGCAGCAACCACTGTTAATCCCCATATTATGGTATAATTAATTTTAATGAGTCTCCGATGAAGGGATGAGTTCTCATCAAAACCGAATTAATTTTTTCAGGAACGGAACTGTTGCTGGGCCAGGTTCTAAATTCAAACTCTCAATATCTCTCCCGGGTTTTAGCAGAAATTGGGGCTGAAATCTATTTTCATACAACAGTGGGGGATAATTTAGAGCGGTTAACCTATACTATCCGGACTGCTGCCGGAAGGTCAGACCTGATTATAATTTGTGGCGGCTTAGGACCGACTGAGGATGACTTGTCCAGGGAGGCTCTGGCAGCTGCTTTAGGAGTAAAATTGGAATTAGACCTGCATTCTCGGATGGAAATTGAAGATTTTTTTAAAAAAAGAAATATCATAATGACCCAAAGTAACCTGAAACAAGCTATGCTGCCTGTTGGCGGCCAGGTGTTATCCAATACGATAGGGACCGCTCCAGGCGTTATTTTGGAAAAAGATAAAAAGATATTTGTCTTGCTTCCTGGTCCCCCTGGTGAGCTGAAAAGTATGGTGGAAAAGAACCTGCTACCATATTTAAGAGCCAAAAATGGTAATTGGGGAACGATAATTCAATCAAGGGTTTTAAAACTTTGTGGCATTGGAGAATCTTCGGCCGAGGAAAAGCTGATAGATCTGCTTAAAAGCAGCAATCCAACCATAGCTCCAACGGCACATCTTGGTGAAGTGCATTTTAGAATCACAGCCAAAGCCAAAGAGCATGCCGAGGCCAACCGAATGATCGGAGAATTGGAGGCCAAAGTCAGGCAAAGGCTCAATAAATACATATTTGGTGTCGATGGTGATACTTTAGAGTCCGTGATCGGACTGCAGTTAGCTGCTCAAGGCCTAAAGCTGGCAGTTGCTGAATCCTGTACCGGAGGTTTGTTGGCTGCAAGAATTACCAACGTTCCGGGGAGCTCTGGCTATTTTCAATTAGGGCTTATTGTTTATGATAACCATTGGAAAAAAGAATTGCTCCATGTTCCGGAGGCCTACTTTGCTCAATTCGGAGCAGTAAGCAAGGAAGTTGCCGGAATTATGGCCGACTCCATCAAGTCATTGGCGGGTGCTGACATTGGAATTGGAATTACTGGTATTGCTGGTCCAGGAGGCGCTACAGAGGAAAAGCCAATTGGTTTAGTATTTATAGCATTGAGCTTTCAAGGTAGACTGATCATAAAAGAGGAAAAATTTTTAGGGGACCGGGTTGCAATCAGGCATAGGGCGGTACAGTCCGCTCTAACAATGTTATGGCGAGAGCTTAGCGGTAGTGCCTTGTATTTAAGACCCCAATAACGCCAGTGCCGTGTCAGTTAATTTAACCCTGTACTGGAAAAATCCTTTTCCGGTGGCCAATAGTAGGCTGCGAACATCTCCTTGCAGTTCAGGAACAGTAATCCATTTGGCGTCAGCGATTTCTTTTGTATCAATTGGAGCAATAGTACCTTTATCAACCTTGGCCGAGAAGACATGAGTCGTCCATGGAACAATTAGCTTTTGGTTTTTGAAATTAACGTTTATCCTGAGCAAATATTTTTCTAATCTAATAGAGAGGCCTGTTTCTTCGTATGCTTCTCGCAGTACTCCTGTTTCGAAATCTTCTCCTGGTTCCAATCCTCCGCTTGGAGCCCTGAAGACCCCTGTTGGGTGAAAGTGTTTTCTTATAACTGCAATGCGGGATTGATTGTCAGCAATAAAGAAAGTAATATCATGAGCTCTCCCATATTTCTGGCTTTGACGCAGCATTTTCATTTCTTCTTCTGAAATAGGCTGTTCCAAAAATAATAGTTTGGGGATATTGTATTTAGTTTCTATTGACCGGACTACATCTTTGCTGACATACATGGATTTTTCACCCCCAATAGCGATATTATTTAAATTATTAACCCAAGTGCAAGCAGCAAACTATAGGCCAATACCAGCCTGGCAGTATTGGCTAAGGTATTATTTAACTCCTGCCCTTCCAGTTTTAGCATTTCTTTTATCATTTTAACGGCAAAAGGTAAGGTAAGGAGGGGCAATAAGGTCCATGGCCTCACTCCCACTAAGATAACCGCGCACAGGTAACCTACGCCAAGCAAGAAAACATACTGCCTGACACAAAAGCTGCGGCCAAACCGGACAGCTAAGGTTCGCTTCCCTGCCAGTGCATCATGATGCCGGTCTCTCGTATTGTTGACTACCAGAATATTGGTTATTAATGCTCCGACCCCCGCTCCGGCTACTATTGAATAAAAGGTAATTTCTCCGGTATGTAAATAGTAAGTGCCAGCAACTCCTACTAAACCAAAAAAGATAAATACTGCTATATCACCTAATCCTTTATAAGCCAACGCAAAAGGACCAGCAGTGTATAAAATGGCGGCAGCTACGCAAAAAAATCCGAGCAGGAGCAGCACAGGCCCGCCAATCGAGGAAAGCCAAACGCCAAGGATCACGGCAGCCAATGTAACCAGGAAAACAGCTATTTGCATTTGTTTAACTGAAATTAAACCAGAGGCAACAGCCCGTTTTGGTCCAATCCTGTCTGCGCCATCAGCACCCTTTAAATAATCAAACAGATCATTTGCAAAATTTGAGCTTATTTGCAGCATTAATGATAATAAACCGCAGGCTAATAGAATTTGCCATGAAAAACTTGAGCTGCTAAACGCGAGAGCTGAACCGACCAATACAGGCCCAATGGCGGCTGGGAGGGTTTTTGGTCTTGCTGCCAGGATCCAGGGGGTAAATTTATTTGAAAGAACAACCATGACAGGGTTCCTCCTGGCTGTGCCAAACTGGGAGCAGATTTGCTAAATTATATAATCCGGCACTCATCCTGATATTTAATGTTAGATGTATATTATGTTAATTGCTTTTTACACAACACTTTAGCGTTATTTTCTCTGTAAATAACTGGTTGAGTACTTGGGTAGTGGCCATGCTTATTATAACATAAACACTGTTCTGCAGATGGATTTAATTCTTGCAGGAACTTATCTTGATTATAAAGAATGAATTACATTCTAATGCCGGGTATTTCTCTATGCCTGGAAAAGCTGAGGTATTAGAGCGGATGGCCATCTCTGATAAATAACGCAGCTGGAGGTATTCTAGTGATCACCGCTCAGGACAAATTGTTGTATGAAAAACTCAAGGAGGGAATTGCACGTTGCCGGGAAACGTTGCAGGCTGTTATAATCAGCAAAGTTAAAAAAGTAAATTGCATTGATGCCTTTTCTTTATTTAGGGCTGGGAGGTCTAAATTTTTTGGAGAACGGGTTTTTTGGTCAGAGCCTACCAGGAACATCTTGCTTGTTGGAATCGGTCATGCTCATACTATCAACGCAGCCTCAGACAACCAGCGCTTTTCCGATGTGAAGAATCAATGGCAGCAATTTTTGCATCACCAGATCATTTTATCTGGTTATTATCCATTAATTTATGGGACAGGACCTGTCTTGTTGGGCGGGTTTTCTTTTGACCCATACCAGCAAAAAACAGGTTTATGGAAAAATTTTTCAGAAGGCAAAATGATCTTGCCCAGTTTTATGCTTACGGTTAACAAGGGACAGGCATGGTTGACAACCAATATGCTTGTTAACCGGCATGACAACCCTGATGAAAAGATGGGATGGATGGAAGAGCAGGAACGATTATTGTTCAGAAATCAGTCCAAACCGTCTCTTCGTCACAATCTAAAATTGAAAGAAATGGAAGTCAGCTCCAGGCAATGGATTGATTCTGTTCAAAAGGTCACCAGAGACATCAGCTACGGTTTAGTCGATAAAGTCGTATTGGCACGGGAATTACGCCTTGAGGCAACCAATTTTATTCAAGTGGAAGATGTTTTAACTCGCTTGTATAGTGAACAACCTGCAAGTTATATCTTTGCCGTTGAAAGTGGAGACCATTATTTTATTGGAGCATCACCGGAACGGCTGGTGAAAAAACAAAAAAATAAGTGCCTGTCAATGTGTTTGGCGGGAACAATTGCCCGGGGAAATTCTGCAAAAGAGGATACACAGCTGGGAGATGCCCTGTTGCAGGATAAGAAAAATTTACATGAGCATTCACTTGTTGTACAGATGATTAAAACTGGAATGAAAGAAGGGTGTAATGAGATTATCATTCCGGAAAAACCAGCCCTTCGTAAACTGAGAGATGTACAACATTTGTATACTCCGGTTATTGGGTTGGTAAAAGATAATATATCACTGTTAGATATGGTGGAAAAGCTCCACCCGACTCCAGCTTTAGGCGGGTACCCGCGAGATAAAGCACTGGAAGCAATCCGGGAAGTGGAGAATCTTGACCGTGGATGGTATGGTGGTCCGGTTGGGTGGGTCAATAAAGATGGTGACGGAGAATTTGCTGTTGCGATCCGTTCAGGTTTGGTTCAGGGGAAATCGATATCTTTATTTGCCGGATGCGGAATTGTCGCTGAATCTGACCCGGAAAGTGAATTCATGGAAACACAGATGAAATTCAAGCCTATGCTATCAGCTTTAAGAGGTTGAATTGCAATGATCAGTAATGATGTGATAACGGCGTATGTTGCGGCATTTGTCGACGAATTAGCAAGAGCTGGGATATGTGATGTTATTGTTAGCCCTGGCTCCAGGTCAGCGCCGATGGCAATACTAATGGCAGAGCATTCACAAATAAAGGTTTGGACGCAAATAGACGAGCGTTCGGCGGGTTTTTTTGCCTTGGGAATGGCTAAGGCGAAAAGAGAACCGGTCGCTTTGCTTTGTACATCAGGAACAGCAGCAGCAAACTATTATCCTGCTGTGATAGAAGCCTGTCTTTCCCGGATTCCGCTTTTAGTACTAACAGCAGACCGGCCGCATGAATTACGGGATGTCGGTGCTCCCCAGTCCATCGACCAGATTGGTCTCTACGGAAAGTATGCCAAATGGTTTGTTGATGTGGCAATTCCCGATGATAATGAAACAATGCTGCATTATATACGCACAGTCGCTGGAAGAGCTGTGGGTACAGCCATTGCCGGACCTGCAGGAGTTGTGCACCTCAATTTTCCATTCCGGGAACCGCTAGTTCCGAAATTATCCCTGCCGAATTTATGGACGGGCGGCCGCAGGAAAATCAGCCCCAGTTATGTTAAGGTACAAGCAGGAGACAGGCAACTCGATCTAAACCAGCTGCAGTGGTTTGTCGATACTTTAAAAGGTGTTCAAAAAGGAATCATCGTCTGTGGCCCTCTTGATGATCCCCAATTTGCGCAAGAAGTAACACATTTAGCTGCCAGGCTACAATACCCTGTATTGGCTGATCCGTTATCACAGGTTCGGAGCGGATCCCACCCTAAAGAATGGATTATTGACAGCTATGATTCTTTTTTGCGAAATGAGAATGTTAAAAAAGATTTAGAGCCGGAAATAATTATCCGGTTCGGAGCGATGCCGACTTCCAAAGCATTTTTATTATATGTTCAGGCCCATCCAAATGCTCGCCAGATTGTGATTGATAAGGATAGTGGTTGGCAGGAGCCAACTTTGATGGCTTCTGATATGTTTTATTCAGACCCGGTAAAGTTTTGCTGCCGGCTTTCCCAGGCAGTTGATAAACCTAAACCCCTTGCGAAGTGGGGTGCAAAGTGGAAGAAACTGAATGAAATAAGTCGGTCACATATGCAAAAGGAAGGAATAAGGAATAATTTATTCGAGGGACAGGTAATCATCGAACTGCAAAAACTGCTGCCGGATGGCGCAAGTTTATATGTCGGAAACAGCATGCCGGTCCGGGATTTGGATGCGTTTTTTGCAGTAACCCATAAAAATATTCGCGTTCTGGGGAACCGAGGTGCTAACGGAATTGACGGTCTTGTTTCCAGTGCTTTGGGTGCCAGCGTAGCGTGTTTCCCACTGGTACTTGTGATTGGTGACGTTTCTTTTTACCATGATTTAAACGGTCTGCTTGCGGCGAAGCTTCATGGATTGAACATAACCATAGTTGTTTTGAATAATAATGGCGGCGGCATTTTTTCCTTTTTGCCTCAAGCAAAGCATAAGAAACATTTTGAAATGCTGTTCGGAACCCCAACCGGATTGAACTTTGAACAGGCAGTCAATATGTATGGCGGTTTCTTTGCACGGGTCTCCAATTGGCAGGAGTTTCGGGAAATGGTAGCTTGTCGCGTTGCAGGAAAGGGACTTTCTGTGATTGAGGTGCCGACTGAAAGAGAAGAAAATGCAGAACTGCATCGCAGGCTTTGGCAGTCCTTGTCCGAGAATATCAGCCAATCCTTAGACATTGGAATATAACATGAAAATCAACATTAATAGTGTACGTTATCACATAGATATCGCGGGACAAGGTGAGCCCTTGCTCTTACTTCATGGTTTTACTGGTTCCATGGAGAACTGGCAGCCTTTTCTGCATGAATGGAGTTCTGCTTATAGACTAGTGAGGCTCGATCTTCCGGGTCACGGAAAATCAGATCTTCCTGTCGAACCTTCCCGTTATGCAATAGAAAAAATTGCAGCCGACATTAAGAAAATACTGGAAGAGCTAAGAATAACTAAAACCCATATCCTGGGATATTCCATGGGAGGACGGCTTGCTTTGACATTTGCCGTGAAGTACCCTGAGCATGTTTTATCGCTAATTGTAGAAAGCGGTTCGCCAGGACTGGAGACAAGACGAGAAAGAATAGATCGGATCAAGCATGATGAGCTTTTGGCTGATTTTATCGTGGCTGCTGGGATGGAAGCATTTGTCGATTATTGGGAGAATCAGCCTTTATTTAAAACCCAACATTCGTTACCAGCCGGGACCAGAGACAGCATTCGTAGTCAACGTTTAAATAACTATCCTTTAGGTTTAGCCAATAGTCTTCGCGGAATGGGAAGCGGAAAGCAGCCACCTTTGTGGAACTCTCTACAATTGTTGCAAATGCCCGTTTTTTTGATTGCCGGTGATAAGGATGAAAAGTTTTGCCGCATTGCCGAAAAAATGAGCAAAAATATTCGCAATGTAAAAATAGCATTGGTGCCAGCGTCAGGCCATGCGATTCATGTTGAACATCCTGAGATTTTTGGTAAAATGGTTATGAACTTTTTAAAAAATGTTTGAAGCAAGAGTAGGAGGCTTTGCAATGCCGGTTCAATGGGTAAAAGAGCGGGAGTATGAAGATATATTATATGAAACCTACAATCATATCGCGAAGATCACAATTAATCGTCCGGAGGTACGCAATGCGTTTCGCCCGAAGACGGTAAACGAACTTATTCATGCCTTTACTATTGCCCGGG is drawn from Syntrophomonadaceae bacterium and contains these coding sequences:
- the menD gene encoding 2-succinyl-5-enolpyruvyl-6-hydroxy-3-cyclohexene-1-carboxylic-acid synthase, which translates into the protein MISNDVITAYVAAFVDELARAGICDVIVSPGSRSAPMAILMAEHSQIKVWTQIDERSAGFFALGMAKAKREPVALLCTSGTAAANYYPAVIEACLSRIPLLVLTADRPHELRDVGAPQSIDQIGLYGKYAKWFVDVAIPDDNETMLHYIRTVAGRAVGTAIAGPAGVVHLNFPFREPLVPKLSLPNLWTGGRRKISPSYVKVQAGDRQLDLNQLQWFVDTLKGVQKGIIVCGPLDDPQFAQEVTHLAARLQYPVLADPLSQVRSGSHPKEWIIDSYDSFLRNENVKKDLEPEIIIRFGAMPTSKAFLLYVQAHPNARQIVIDKDSGWQEPTLMASDMFYSDPVKFCCRLSQAVDKPKPLAKWGAKWKKLNEISRSHMQKEGIRNNLFEGQVIIELQKLLPDGASLYVGNSMPVRDLDAFFAVTHKNIRVLGNRGANGIDGLVSSALGASVACFPLVLVIGDVSFYHDLNGLLAAKLHGLNITIVVLNNNGGGIFSFLPQAKHKKHFEMLFGTPTGLNFEQAVNMYGGFFARVSNWQEFREMVACRVAGKGLSVIEVPTEREENAELHRRLWQSLSENISQSLDIGI
- a CDS encoding asparaginase; this translates as MKEIIVEVRRGKLLESKHRVHAVIVDNEGHVVKSYGDELFFTFWRSAAKPFQVLPLIELGGHKRFGFTPQEIAVMVSSHNGEQEHLHAVESILNKIGLSETSLDCGTAIPLGRKVAKELAQSKKKPTLLHNACSGKHAAALALAKTMDVDEQGYILPEHPVQKKLLEAIAHCTDLNADTIETAVDGCGFPVYALPLRNMAMAYARLAKTIKRCNDKQEAALELIREAMVRNPFYVAGSERICTGVMEKTGGEIVAKQGAEGIFCMGQNSEGLGVAIKVEDGAHRALDPVVVSLLNDLNVLPASAAPLSDLLEPVVRNHRKEIIGYLTVIKPC
- a CDS encoding 1,4-dihydroxy-2-naphthoate polyprenyltransferase → MVVLSNKFTPWILAARPKTLPAAIGPVLVGSALAFSSSSFSWQILLACGLLSLMLQISSNFANDLFDYLKGADGADRIGPKRAVASGLISVKQMQIAVFLVTLAAVILGVWLSSIGGPVLLLLGFFCVAAAILYTAGPFALAYKGLGDIAVFIFFGLVGVAGTYYLHTGEITFYSIVAGAGVGALITNILVVNNTRDRHHDALAGKRTLAVRFGRSFCVRQYVFLLGVGYLCAVILVGVRPWTLLPLLTLPFAVKMIKEMLKLEGQELNNTLANTARLVLAYSLLLALGLII
- the hutH gene encoding histidine ammonia-lyase encodes the protein MGYSSGLVEIDGEKLLIPDVVQVARHGTPVAISEAGKHKLELARTIIDRLVTQNVVTYGVNTGFGKLSDVIISPEQTGQLQYNLITSHAGGVGEPFEEEIVRAILLLRANTLTKGYSGISTNIVETMIRMLNAGVHPLIPKKGSVGASGDLAPLAHMALVLIGEGEAFFQGQRLAGRDALQKAGLRPVTLKAKEGLALINGTQVMGALATIGVHDAEQLFKIANISAAITIEALGGITAAFDKRLHVVRPHPGQIKCAEQIMRLLSGSKLMSQAVYGRVQDAYSLRCIPQVHGASWDALEYTRRVIEIEINSATDNPLVFPDQGEVVSGGNFHGQPLALAADFLAMAVAEIGNIAERRIERLVNPQLSGLPAFLAQDSGLNSGLMIGQYTAAALVSENKILASPACVDSIPTSANQEDHVSMGSISTRKLRDIIQHTCYILAIELLCGCQAMEFRPKAMGRGTVIPYQLIRKVVPPLTRDRPIHGDIEAVYELIMTGKIVSEVEKEIGLLT
- a CDS encoding isochorismate synthase; its protein translation is MITAQDKLLYEKLKEGIARCRETLQAVIISKVKKVNCIDAFSLFRAGRSKFFGERVFWSEPTRNILLVGIGHAHTINAASDNQRFSDVKNQWQQFLHHQIILSGYYPLIYGTGPVLLGGFSFDPYQQKTGLWKNFSEGKMILPSFMLTVNKGQAWLTTNMLVNRHDNPDEKMGWMEEQERLLFRNQSKPSLRHNLKLKEMEVSSRQWIDSVQKVTRDISYGLVDKVVLARELRLEATNFIQVEDVLTRLYSEQPASYIFAVESGDHYFIGASPERLVKKQKNKCLSMCLAGTIARGNSAKEDTQLGDALLQDKKNLHEHSLVVQMIKTGMKEGCNEIIIPEKPALRKLRDVQHLYTPVIGLVKDNISLLDMVEKLHPTPALGGYPRDKALEAIREVENLDRGWYGGPVGWVNKDGDGEFAVAIRSGLVQGKSISLFAGCGIVAESDPESEFMETQMKFKPMLSALRG
- a CDS encoding N-acetyltransferase, which gives rise to MKLRKAKMSDIPHIHNIVNDYALRGLMLRRPLMMLYESVRDFVVAECNCGTIVGTSGLHVLWNDMAEVRSLAVLPAWQGRGIGKSMIQYMVQEAQEIGIERLFAFTYQQSFFEKCGFTVVKKDTLPQKVWKECIYCDKFHSCDEIAMIRSLRPILSSQAEEKQEIPLIDIPLWTVK
- the menH gene encoding 2-succinyl-6-hydroxy-2,4-cyclohexadiene-1-carboxylate synthase, with the translated sequence MKININSVRYHIDIAGQGEPLLLLHGFTGSMENWQPFLHEWSSAYRLVRLDLPGHGKSDLPVEPSRYAIEKIAADIKKILEELRITKTHILGYSMGGRLALTFAVKYPEHVLSLIVESGSPGLETRRERIDRIKHDELLADFIVAAGMEAFVDYWENQPLFKTQHSLPAGTRDSIRSQRLNNYPLGLANSLRGMGSGKQPPLWNSLQLLQMPVFLIAGDKDEKFCRIAEKMSKNIRNVKIALVPASGHAIHVEHPEIFGKMVMNFLKNV
- a CDS encoding NUDIX hydrolase yields the protein MYVSKDVVRSIETKYNIPKLLFLEQPISEEEMKMLRQSQKYGRAHDITFFIADNQSRIAVIRKHFHPTGVFRAPSGGLEPGEDFETGVLREAYEETGLSIRLEKYLLRINVNFKNQKLIVPWTTHVFSAKVDKGTIAPIDTKEIADAKWITVPELQGDVRSLLLATGKGFFQYRVKLTDTALALLGS
- a CDS encoding competence/damage-inducible protein A — its product is MLGQVLNSNSQYLSRVLAEIGAEIYFHTTVGDNLERLTYTIRTAAGRSDLIIICGGLGPTEDDLSREALAAALGVKLELDLHSRMEIEDFFKKRNIIMTQSNLKQAMLPVGGQVLSNTIGTAPGVILEKDKKIFVLLPGPPGELKSMVEKNLLPYLRAKNGNWGTIIQSRVLKLCGIGESSAEEKLIDLLKSSNPTIAPTAHLGEVHFRITAKAKEHAEANRMIGELEAKVRQRLNKYIFGVDGDTLESVIGLQLAAQGLKLAVAESCTGGLLAARITNVPGSSGYFQLGLIVYDNHWKKELLHVPEAYFAQFGAVSKEVAGIMADSIKSLAGADIGIGITGIAGPGGATEEKPIGLVFIALSFQGRLIIKEEKFLGDRVAIRHRAVQSALTMLWRELSGSALYLRPQ